One window of the Actinomyces wuliandei genome contains the following:
- a CDS encoding sensor histidine kinase, giving the protein MEPDQPPRDLGLRGGAVDVAAAALGVVLCVLLGLAGQPDWAWSAAMAATLGLRRTAPVACAAVATVVSVAHLLAEAAPLFPGDLVLLAAAYSVAAYADGRRRRVAPVMGLVVVGVLAASLPARGVAPAEGALAVGLVGASLVVAWVVGLLRRRTLQALHDAEHRRLLSERNAQARSQLAAYEERERINDEMHDVLAHTLTSVVVQAESGRAIAASGEVADLFETISRTGRSALGEVRVLLAPSDQEGAHPALLGLAPGLDDLDDLLAGVEASGQRVERRTTGTPVGLDPGLSAAVYRVVQESLTNAQRHGTGDTVRLTLDWAPDQLRVTVSNAVDEPADPGAADASLREHRGLAGIRRRCRLYGGSLHYGFHHGTRNDPHGDPHGHHRTDPSHHDASQYDYRDSHGPADTFTLVATWPLTVAAETATGVSGVSTDAPRGQ; this is encoded by the coding sequence GTGGAGCCGGACCAGCCACCCAGGGATCTTGGGCTGAGAGGCGGTGCCGTTGACGTGGCTGCCGCTGCCCTCGGGGTCGTCCTGTGCGTGCTCCTGGGGCTGGCGGGCCAGCCTGACTGGGCGTGGTCGGCCGCGATGGCTGCCACGCTGGGTCTGCGGCGTACTGCACCAGTCGCCTGTGCCGCTGTGGCGACGGTGGTCTCGGTCGCGCACCTGCTGGCTGAGGCGGCACCCCTGTTCCCGGGTGACCTTGTCCTGCTCGCAGCCGCGTACTCGGTGGCCGCCTACGCTGACGGGCGGCGGCGTCGCGTGGCGCCGGTGATGGGGCTGGTCGTCGTCGGCGTGCTGGCTGCCAGCCTGCCTGCTCGCGGGGTCGCGCCCGCGGAGGGGGCGCTGGCTGTCGGCCTCGTGGGCGCCAGCCTCGTGGTGGCGTGGGTGGTGGGACTCCTCCGGCGCCGCACGCTCCAGGCGCTGCATGACGCTGAGCACCGCCGCCTACTGTCCGAGCGCAACGCGCAGGCCCGCTCCCAGCTGGCAGCCTATGAGGAGCGGGAGCGGATCAACGACGAGATGCACGACGTGCTCGCGCACACGCTGACCAGTGTCGTGGTCCAGGCCGAGAGCGGCCGGGCCATTGCCGCCAGCGGGGAGGTCGCCGACCTGTTCGAGACGATATCGCGTACCGGCAGGTCGGCACTTGGTGAGGTGCGGGTGCTGCTGGCTCCCTCGGACCAGGAGGGTGCCCACCCTGCTCTTCTTGGTCTCGCCCCCGGCCTCGACGACCTTGACGACCTGCTCGCCGGGGTCGAGGCCTCGGGACAGCGCGTGGAGCGCCGTACCACCGGGACGCCCGTCGGGCTGGACCCCGGGCTGTCGGCGGCGGTCTACCGGGTGGTCCAGGAGTCGCTGACCAACGCGCAGCGGCACGGCACGGGAGACACCGTGAGGCTGACCCTGGACTGGGCGCCCGACCAGCTCAGGGTCACGGTCTCCAACGCCGTCGATGAGCCCGCCGATCCAGGAGCGGCTGACGCGTCGCTCCGCGAGCACCGTGGGCTCGCGGGGATCAGGCGCCGCTGCCGCCTCTACGGCGGGAGCCTTCACTACGGCTTTCACCACGGTACCCGCAACGATCCTCACGGTGATCCTCACGGTCACCACCGCACCGATCCCAGCCACCACGACGCCAGCCAATACGACTACCGCGACAGCCACGGCCCGGCAGACACCTTTACCCTGGTGGCTACCTGGCCACTGACGGTAGCGGCGGAGACTGCGACGGGAGTGTCGGGAGTATCGACAGACGCCCCCCGGGGGCAGTGA
- a CDS encoding response regulator gives MTEPEQAGRTISVLVVDDQSLVRDGISRIVRAQPDMSAVGSASNGEQAVERVRELRPDVVLMDVRMPGLDGVEATRRITAEQADSAPRVLGLTSYDNDAYAIGMLRAGAVGFILKDSTAVQLADAIRAAHGGTFTAAMSTTQRLLRRVTEDPEAPGEAGRLGAPGASPGTPALEALGALTARERDILARVVAGRSNPEIARELYVAEVTVKTHVGHVLTKLGVRDRVQLVIWAYRHGLADFVTAAATGVTAEDTASGAPGAAVPGAADAPGTPPGMADSVG, from the coding sequence GTGACTGAGCCCGAGCAGGCAGGACGCACGATCTCTGTGCTCGTCGTGGACGACCAGTCCCTGGTCCGTGACGGGATCAGCCGCATCGTCAGGGCCCAGCCCGACATGTCCGCCGTGGGCAGCGCCAGCAACGGGGAGCAGGCTGTTGAGCGTGTGCGTGAGCTGCGGCCCGACGTGGTCCTCATGGACGTGCGCATGCCCGGCCTGGACGGGGTGGAAGCCACGCGCAGGATCACCGCCGAGCAGGCCGACTCCGCTCCCCGGGTCCTGGGCCTGACCTCCTACGACAATGACGCCTACGCGATCGGCATGCTCAGGGCCGGGGCGGTCGGGTTCATCCTCAAGGACAGCACGGCGGTCCAGCTTGCCGACGCGATCCGGGCCGCCCACGGCGGCACGTTCACCGCCGCCATGAGCACCACCCAGCGGCTGCTGCGGCGAGTCACCGAGGACCCGGAGGCACCGGGGGAGGCAGGCCGCCTGGGGGCTCCAGGAGCCTCACCGGGCACGCCCGCCCTGGAGGCCCTGGGCGCCCTGACCGCTCGCGAGCGTGACATCCTTGCCCGCGTGGTCGCGGGGCGCTCGAACCCCGAGATCGCCCGCGAGCTGTACGTCGCGGAGGTCACCGTCAAGACCCACGTGGGGCACGTGCTGACAAAGCTGGGCGTCCGCGACCGGGTCCAGCTCGTCATCTGGGCCTACCGTCACGGGCTGGCTGACTTCGTGACCGCAGCCGCGACTGGTGTGACGGCTGAGGACACTGCCTCCGGTGCCCCGGGTGCTGCTGTCCCCGGTGCTGCTGACGCGCCCGGCACCCCTCCTGGCATGGCTGACTCCGTGGGCTGA
- a CDS encoding ABC transporter ATP-binding protein, translated as MSATSTVGAAAAAAATGGDGVGSLVGTAVATHGLTKRFGDRAAVEALDLRVPQGALYGFLGPNGSGKSTTMKMLLGLTRPSAGEIEVLGRRLTPASRGDLLPMVGSMIEAPPGYGHLTGWENMTIVRDMLGLSDSQLDRALATVRLRDHRDTLVRHYSMGMKQRLGIAMALARQPSLLILDEPTNGLDPAGIEEVRSLLVELARNGVTVMVSSHLLDEIDRMATVLGILSSGRLIFQGTREELFKRSVPDLVIETPQPDRARTLITGAVPGQGGVTVSGLDKEQTAALVRRLVAADIDVYGVRRVQQSLEDVFMDLTGRGGLL; from the coding sequence ATGAGCGCGACCAGCACGGTAGGCGCGGCCGCTGCAGCTGCAGCGACGGGAGGCGACGGCGTGGGCAGCCTGGTGGGCACAGCCGTCGCCACGCACGGGCTGACCAAGCGGTTCGGGGATCGTGCCGCTGTCGAGGCCCTGGATCTGAGGGTCCCTCAGGGTGCCCTCTACGGGTTCCTGGGACCCAACGGGTCCGGGAAGTCGACGACGATGAAGATGCTCCTGGGGCTGACCCGACCCAGCGCCGGAGAGATCGAGGTGCTCGGCCGCCGTCTGACCCCGGCGTCGCGAGGAGACCTCCTGCCGATGGTCGGGTCCATGATCGAGGCTCCCCCCGGCTACGGGCACCTCACCGGCTGGGAGAACATGACGATCGTGCGCGACATGCTCGGGCTGTCCGACTCCCAGCTTGACCGGGCTCTGGCCACGGTGCGCCTGCGCGACCACAGGGACACGCTGGTGCGCCACTACTCCATGGGTATGAAGCAGCGCCTGGGCATCGCCATGGCCCTGGCCCGCCAGCCCTCCCTGCTGATCCTGGACGAGCCCACCAACGGGCTGGACCCGGCCGGGATCGAGGAGGTCCGCAGCCTCCTCGTGGAGCTGGCCCGCAACGGGGTCACGGTCATGGTCTCCAGCCACCTCCTTGACGAGATCGACAGGATGGCCACGGTCCTGGGCATCCTCTCCTCCGGGCGGCTCATCTTCCAGGGGACCCGCGAGGAGCTCTTTAAGCGTTCCGTCCCGGACCTGGTCATCGAGACACCCCAGCCGGACCGTGCGCGAACCCTCATCACAGGGGCTGTCCCTGGTCAGGGCGGCGTCACCGTCAGCGGGCTCGACAAGGAGCAGACCGCCGCCCTGGTCAGGCGCCTGGTCGCCGCCGACATCGACGTCTATGGGGTGCGCCGGGTGCAGCAGAGCCTGGAGGACGTCTTCATGGACCTGACCGGTCGAGGCGGACTGCTATGA
- a CDS encoding ABC transporter permease, with amino-acid sequence MRRSIVLELRKTRRLRTRPLLASLVAAVAALSCLSLFASSTRESLDDPQASPWAALLLTYTFMAAMTSPLLTAVLASRQTDIEHSGQGWVLAATAGHSPGRLCRAKLATLALLLLPAVAAQSGLVVAAGVLAGIRVPLDTGSWVGYTVLLYLLDVAFCALHIWLAARVDNQLVSVGVGTLGSFLAVFSLLMPSGLSRLVPWGYYAIISHAGQEGDRVSYVSAPYGWVAGFLLLVAVVFTLVTRRLDRVER; translated from the coding sequence ATGAGACGCAGCATCGTGCTGGAGCTGCGCAAGACACGGCGCCTGCGGACACGCCCCCTGCTGGCCAGCCTGGTCGCTGCCGTGGCCGCGCTCAGCTGCCTGTCCCTGTTCGCCAGCAGCACCCGGGAGTCCCTCGACGACCCGCAGGCCAGCCCCTGGGCGGCCCTCCTGCTGACCTACACGTTCATGGCCGCGATGACCTCTCCGCTCCTGACAGCGGTCCTCGCCAGCCGCCAGACCGACATCGAGCACTCCGGGCAGGGGTGGGTGCTTGCTGCCACCGCAGGCCACAGCCCCGGCAGGCTGTGCCGCGCCAAGCTCGCGACGCTGGCGCTCCTCCTCCTGCCCGCAGTCGCGGCGCAGTCAGGCCTTGTCGTCGCTGCCGGCGTGCTCGCTGGCATCCGGGTTCCTCTCGACACCGGCTCCTGGGTGGGCTACACGGTGCTGCTGTACCTTCTTGACGTCGCCTTCTGCGCCCTCCACATCTGGCTCGCGGCACGGGTGGACAACCAGCTCGTCAGCGTGGGGGTGGGCACGCTCGGCTCCTTCCTGGCCGTGTTCAGCCTCCTCATGCCCTCTGGGCTCAGCAGGCTGGTCCCGTGGGGCTACTACGCCATCATCTCCCACGCCGGGCAGGAGGGAGACCGCGTCTCCTACGTGAGCGCGCCCTACGGGTGGGTCGCGGGCTTCCTCCTCCTGGTCGCCGTGGTCTTCACCCTGGTGACCCGGCGTCTGGACCGGGTGGAAAGGTAG
- a CDS encoding ABC transporter permease, which translates to MLRAELTKLRRSSTWVVAIVLPVLAVVTGTLNVVRNEDALGSGWVPLTSQVVLFYSFLFYSMGISLLTATVWRTEHQGTNWNLLLTSTAAPLRLVAAKTASVLLLVAFMQLVLVAGTAVAGTRVLRIDQPFPWQLALVGLISLVAALPLVVLQSLLSALLRSFAAPVALCLLGCVVGIASVTSTALRPVSYVLPQAIATRALNLGSSAALADSGGIVVSDVAPLLASSLVIAVLLAWLAAVLIQAVRLR; encoded by the coding sequence GTGCTGCGCGCAGAGCTCACCAAGCTCAGGCGGTCCAGCACCTGGGTCGTCGCGATCGTCCTGCCCGTCCTGGCAGTCGTCACCGGCACGCTCAACGTCGTGCGCAACGAGGACGCCCTCGGCTCCGGGTGGGTCCCGCTGACCTCCCAGGTCGTGCTCTTCTACAGCTTCCTCTTCTACTCCATGGGCATCAGCCTGCTCACCGCGACCGTGTGGCGCACGGAGCACCAGGGAACCAACTGGAACCTGCTCCTGACCTCCACAGCGGCCCCGCTGCGGCTGGTGGCGGCCAAGACGGCCTCGGTGCTCCTCCTGGTCGCGTTCATGCAGCTTGTGCTGGTGGCTGGTACCGCAGTGGCAGGGACACGTGTCCTCCGCATAGACCAGCCGTTCCCGTGGCAGCTCGCCCTGGTAGGACTGATCTCCCTGGTGGCGGCCCTTCCCCTGGTCGTCCTCCAGTCGCTGCTGTCGGCGCTCCTGAGGTCCTTCGCCGCCCCCGTGGCGCTGTGCCTCCTGGGCTGCGTGGTCGGCATCGCCTCCGTGACCTCCACAGCACTGCGCCCGGTCAGCTACGTGCTGCCCCAGGCCATCGCGACCCGGGCACTCAACCTGGGCTCCTCCGCCGCGCTGGCCGACTCCGGGGGCATCGTCGTCTCCGACGTGGCGCCACTGCTGGCGTCCAGCCTGGTGATCGCCGTCCTGCTCGCCTGGCTGGCAGCGGTGCTCATCCAGGCGGTGAGGCTGCGCTGA
- the yccX gene encoding acylphosphatase, whose product MAATTSPSHPRTRTVHALVTGVVQGVGFRYHCAAEAQALGLVGQVRNLPDGDVEVLAQGSADDVARLVAWLYKGPRWARVERVALTDLRAGSLTSRRFEVTG is encoded by the coding sequence ATGGCCGCCACGACCAGCCCCTCCCACCCACGGACCCGCACTGTCCACGCCCTGGTCACCGGTGTGGTCCAGGGTGTGGGCTTCCGCTACCACTGTGCCGCCGAGGCCCAGGCCCTGGGCCTGGTGGGCCAGGTCCGCAACCTGCCCGACGGCGACGTCGAGGTCCTGGCCCAGGGGTCAGCCGACGACGTCGCCCGGCTGGTCGCCTGGCTCTACAAGGGGCCGCGCTGGGCCCGCGTGGAACGGGTGGCGCTCACCGACCTCAGGGCGGGGAGCCTGACCAGCCGCCGCTTCGAGGTCACCGGCTGA
- a CDS encoding endonuclease/exonuclease/phosphatase family protein, producing the protein MRIATVNVNGIRAAARKGMGDWLAACAPDVLLLQEVRADEHIAADLLPGYDVSTWPCRIKGRAGVSVAVRQDGPAVVSAVRQGVAVPGTPEPDVDSGRWLEVDLQVGGDVEPGEVAGDEGGDGTDDSGSVSTGSAAGAASLTVVTVVSAYLHSGQLGTEKMDQKYAHLALVGRRLAALLEASRQGGPQALVAGDFNVVRSERDIKNWRPNHNKIAGVMDEEIAHLEGWFSSGWVDVSRALAGAETQGPYTWWSQRGKAFDNDAGWRIDYQAATPGLAERARSFTVDRAVDYASRWSDHAPLVVDYADGAGCAD; encoded by the coding sequence ATGCGTATCGCCACAGTCAACGTCAACGGCATCCGGGCCGCCGCCCGCAAGGGCATGGGGGACTGGCTGGCTGCCTGCGCCCCCGACGTCCTGCTGCTGCAGGAGGTCCGCGCCGACGAGCACATCGCCGCCGACCTCCTGCCCGGCTACGACGTGTCCACCTGGCCCTGCCGCATCAAGGGGCGCGCGGGCGTGTCCGTGGCGGTGCGGCAGGACGGCCCGGCCGTGGTCAGTGCCGTGCGCCAGGGCGTGGCCGTGCCAGGAACGCCTGAGCCCGACGTGGACTCCGGGCGCTGGCTGGAGGTGGACCTCCAGGTGGGTGGGGACGTCGAGCCCGGTGAGGTAGCCGGTGACGAGGGCGGTGACGGTACTGACGACTCCGGCAGCGTGTCCACGGGGTCTGCTGCGGGGGCCGCCAGCCTGACAGTGGTTACAGTGGTCTCCGCCTACCTCCACTCCGGCCAGCTGGGCACGGAGAAGATGGACCAGAAGTACGCCCACCTGGCCCTGGTGGGGCGGCGCCTGGCCGCGCTGCTGGAGGCAAGCCGCCAGGGCGGGCCGCAGGCGCTGGTCGCGGGGGACTTCAACGTGGTCCGCTCTGAGCGCGACATCAAGAACTGGAGACCCAACCACAACAAGATCGCCGGGGTCATGGACGAGGAGATCGCCCACCTGGAGGGGTGGTTCTCCTCCGGCTGGGTGGACGTCTCCCGCGCCCTGGCCGGGGCCGAGACCCAGGGTCCTTACACCTGGTGGTCGCAGAGGGGCAAGGCCTTCGACAACGACGCCGGGTGGAGGATCGACTACCAGGCCGCCACCCCGGGGCTGGCCGAGCGCGCGCGATCCTTCACGGTTGACCGTGCCGTGGACTACGCCTCCCGCTGGTCCGACCACGCCCCGCTGGTGGTTGACTACGCCGACGGCGCTGGCTGCGCTGATTAA
- the galK gene encoding galactokinase, whose translation MSTQQPPQPLFAPAMSPQEGVGAATTLFRETFGSEPDGVWYAPGRVNIIGEHTDYNGGLALPVALPHRAHLALRRRQDRTVRLVSPQTRQQVDIMDLDTIGPKGTPGEVRQWAAYIAGVAWALEREGFAGLPGFDAALVSCVPLGGGLSSSAALECSAAVAIDEVAGLGLAGSADSPDDAGRARLVQVCVRTENEMAGAPTGGMDQSASLRCLSGHALELDCRDGSVTHVPFDLAAQDLALLVIDTKAKHSLVDGQYGQRRTACEQAASLLGVELLADVAVQDLDEALERLRAAASGSQGSTSTAGAEALEPDVLVRRTRHVVTEIDRTHQLVGLLRDGRPLAGDKLAAAGALMDASHESLRVDYECTCPELDTAVEAARSAGAHGARMTGGGFGGSAIALVDAARVHDVAAAVTDAYAREGFTPPAFLDAVPSAPAGRLA comes from the coding sequence ATGAGCACCCAGCAGCCTCCCCAGCCTCTGTTCGCCCCCGCCATGTCGCCTCAGGAGGGTGTCGGTGCTGCTACCACCCTGTTCCGTGAGACCTTCGGCAGCGAGCCCGACGGCGTGTGGTACGCCCCGGGGCGTGTCAACATCATCGGTGAGCACACCGACTACAACGGCGGCCTGGCCCTGCCCGTCGCCCTGCCTCACCGCGCCCACCTGGCGCTGCGCAGGCGCCAGGACCGCACGGTCCGCCTGGTCTCCCCGCAGACCAGGCAGCAGGTCGACATCATGGACCTGGACACGATCGGCCCCAAGGGGACGCCGGGAGAGGTCCGCCAGTGGGCCGCCTACATCGCTGGTGTCGCCTGGGCGTTGGAACGTGAGGGCTTCGCGGGCCTGCCGGGGTTTGACGCGGCCCTGGTGTCCTGCGTGCCCCTGGGTGGGGGCCTGTCCTCCTCAGCGGCCCTGGAGTGCTCAGCGGCTGTCGCCATCGACGAGGTGGCGGGCCTGGGGCTGGCGGGCAGCGCCGACTCCCCTGACGACGCCGGGCGTGCCCGGCTGGTCCAGGTGTGCGTGCGCACCGAGAACGAGATGGCCGGCGCGCCGACCGGGGGCATGGACCAGTCCGCCTCCCTACGCTGCCTGTCCGGTCACGCCCTGGAGCTGGACTGCCGGGACGGGTCAGTCACCCACGTGCCCTTCGACCTTGCCGCCCAGGACCTGGCGCTGCTGGTCATCGACACCAAGGCGAAGCACTCCCTGGTTGACGGCCAGTACGGCCAGCGCCGCACCGCCTGCGAGCAGGCGGCCAGCCTCCTGGGCGTCGAGCTGCTGGCCGACGTCGCCGTGCAGGACCTTGACGAGGCGTTGGAGCGCCTGCGGGCAGCAGCCTCTGGCTCCCAGGGCTCCACGAGCACGGCCGGGGCCGAGGCGCTGGAGCCCGACGTGCTGGTACGTCGTACCAGGCACGTGGTCACCGAGATCGACCGGACCCACCAGCTGGTGGGGCTCCTGCGGGACGGCCGCCCCCTGGCAGGTGACAAGCTCGCCGCCGCTGGCGCCCTCATGGACGCCTCCCACGAGTCCCTGCGCGTGGACTACGAGTGCACCTGCCCCGAGCTGGACACAGCCGTGGAGGCGGCCCGCTCCGCTGGAGCCCACGGCGCCCGCATGACCGGGGGCGGCTTTGGCGGCTCCGCGATCGCCCTGGTGGACGCCGCGCGTGTCCACGACGTCGCGGCCGCCGTCACCGACGCCTACGCCCGGGAGGGGTTCACCCCGCCCGCCTTCCTCGACGCCGTCCCCTCAGCGCCCGCAGGCCGCCTGGCCTGA
- a CDS encoding 2'-5' RNA ligase family protein: MYVPVTGTNQCVIGVVLALPDAGAERVRTVRAMAGDPLARVVPPHITLLPPTAVDTDALAAVADHLRRVASQTAPFEVSLRGVGTFRPVSPVVYLGLHSGAAECDVLQVRVRDEAGPLARPLSFPFHPHVTLAQGLDDASLDLAATAGAELEISFEAASLDLCRLSPQGLWEEVGSFSFGTSTDLSPLPQFHRHA, translated from the coding sequence ATGTACGTTCCCGTGACGGGTACCAACCAGTGCGTCATCGGTGTGGTGCTTGCCCTGCCAGACGCGGGGGCGGAGCGGGTGCGTACCGTGCGCGCCATGGCGGGCGACCCCCTGGCCCGGGTGGTGCCCCCCCACATCACGCTCCTGCCTCCCACTGCGGTGGACACCGACGCCCTGGCAGCGGTGGCAGACCACCTGCGGCGGGTGGCGTCCCAGACCGCCCCCTTTGAGGTCAGCCTGCGGGGGGTGGGCACCTTCCGGCCGGTCTCCCCGGTGGTCTACCTCGGCCTGCACAGCGGGGCCGCAGAGTGTGACGTCCTCCAGGTACGTGTGCGTGACGAGGCCGGCCCCCTGGCGCGGCCGCTGAGCTTCCCCTTCCACCCGCACGTCACCCTGGCCCAGGGGCTGGACGACGCCAGCCTGGACCTGGCGGCCACCGCAGGCGCCGAGCTGGAGATCTCCTTCGAGGCAGCCAGCCTGGACCTCTGCCGCCTGTCCCCGCAGGGGCTGTGGGAGGAGGTCGGGTCCTTCTCCTTCGGGACCTCCACCGACCTGTCCCCCCTCCCACAGTTCCACCGGCACGCCTGA
- a CDS encoding YihY/virulence factor BrkB family protein — MLGRVGQLVGRLRRSRAGRALERYQEAHGNLIAGGIAYTGLFSVFAALAIGVSALMAFVGSHDSVRRSVVTTIDSLLPGVVDTGSGGLVTVDQLVLDSALTVGSVLAVAALMFSAMSLMGAIRTGLRAVFTLTDQSTGLVRTQLMNLVGFVIIVVGVLVTAVASVLTRLLSGEAGQALGLSGALTSTGSRVAVLVVSFVIDSGILALMVRVSGARPPRRDLLWGSALGALALGVLRELGTDVVGSSASNPLLASVAAVAVLLLWLNLAARVVLLTAAWMAEARPGPGGGSPASSPDLG, encoded by the coding sequence GTGCTGGGACGAGTAGGACAGCTGGTGGGACGCCTGCGGCGCTCGCGGGCGGGACGTGCCCTGGAGCGCTACCAGGAGGCGCACGGGAACCTCATCGCCGGGGGGATCGCCTACACCGGCCTGTTCTCAGTCTTCGCCGCCCTGGCGATCGGGGTGAGCGCCCTCATGGCGTTCGTCGGCAGCCACGACTCCGTGCGTCGGTCCGTCGTGACCACTATTGACTCTCTGCTTCCCGGGGTCGTGGACACCGGTAGCGGCGGCCTGGTCACCGTTGACCAGCTGGTGCTGGACTCGGCCCTCACCGTGGGGTCGGTCCTGGCCGTCGCAGCCCTGATGTTCTCGGCGATGAGTCTCATGGGGGCTATTCGGACGGGACTGCGAGCCGTGTTCACGCTGACGGACCAGTCCACAGGGCTGGTACGCACCCAGCTGATGAACCTGGTCGGTTTTGTCATCATCGTGGTGGGGGTCCTGGTGACTGCTGTCGCCTCGGTGCTCACCAGGCTCCTGTCGGGGGAGGCTGGGCAGGCCCTGGGGCTCTCAGGTGCGCTGACCAGCACCGGCTCCAGGGTGGCGGTCCTGGTGGTGTCCTTCGTCATTGACTCCGGCATCCTGGCTCTCATGGTGAGAGTGAGCGGTGCGCGGCCACCTCGGCGTGACCTGCTGTGGGGCAGCGCGCTGGGAGCGCTGGCCCTCGGGGTGCTGCGTGAGTTAGGGACCGACGTGGTGGGCTCCTCGGCGAGCAACCCCCTGCTGGCCTCCGTCGCTGCTGTCGCAGTGCTCCTGCTGTGGCTGAACCTGGCGGCCCGCGTGGTGCTGCTGACGGCGGCCTGGATGGCAGAGGCCCGCCCGGGACCTGGCGGCGGATCTCCAGCCTCCTCACCAGACCTGGGCTGA
- a CDS encoding mannose-1-phosphate guanylyltransferase: MTGKPGQPGRVAQAAGAAGPARRSAQRHAESAGSRQIHVIIPAGGAGTRLWPLSRRRRPKFLLDLTGSGRSLLQATVARLAPVAATTTVVTGATHLDAVADQLPGLPSDNLIAEPSPRDSMAAIGLAAAVIAHRYGREAVVGSFAADHVITDEAAFTDAVTQAAVLAEAGWVTTIGVEATGPSTAFGYIRAGRRLGVPGAPQGYQVLGFTEKPDAATAQAYLDAGGYQWNAGMFVARAGVLLDHLAAQRPDLAAGIEEVAQAWDTPRRRSVLAQVWPGLERIAIDHAIAEPVASQGGVAMVPASMGWDDVGGYDSLAQLVPTRTAGPAAGAAVLDPVLAAQDSRAAQGGSETEENTEENEGEEVEEEEIEVLSSPGALVAAAGDRKVVLLGVPGVVVVDTPDALLVTTPEHAQEVKGVVDRLADHGRDELL, translated from the coding sequence ATGACCGGGAAGCCGGGGCAGCCGGGGAGGGTGGCGCAGGCCGCAGGCGCAGCAGGACCTGCGCGCAGGTCGGCACAGCGGCACGCTGAGTCGGCGGGGAGCAGGCAGATCCACGTGATCATCCCGGCCGGAGGGGCTGGGACCCGGCTGTGGCCTCTGAGCCGCCGCCGCCGTCCCAAGTTCCTCCTCGACCTCACCGGTAGCGGACGCAGCCTGCTCCAGGCCACGGTCGCCCGCCTGGCGCCGGTGGCGGCCACGACGACAGTGGTCACCGGAGCCACCCACCTGGACGCCGTGGCTGACCAGCTTCCCGGTCTCCCGTCTGACAACCTTATTGCCGAGCCCTCACCGCGTGACTCCATGGCCGCCATCGGCCTGGCCGCAGCCGTCATCGCCCACCGGTACGGCCGTGAGGCGGTCGTGGGCTCCTTTGCCGCCGACCACGTCATCACTGACGAGGCTGCCTTTACCGATGCCGTCACCCAGGCGGCTGTCCTGGCGGAGGCGGGCTGGGTGACGACCATTGGTGTCGAGGCCACCGGGCCCTCCACCGCCTTTGGCTACATCCGTGCCGGCCGACGCCTCGGGGTGCCAGGAGCCCCCCAGGGCTACCAGGTCCTGGGCTTCACCGAGAAACCGGATGCGGCCACCGCGCAGGCCTACCTGGATGCCGGTGGATACCAGTGGAACGCGGGCATGTTCGTGGCCCGGGCCGGGGTGCTGCTGGACCACCTCGCAGCCCAGCGCCCGGACCTGGCAGCGGGGATCGAGGAGGTGGCCCAGGCCTGGGACACCCCCAGGAGGCGCAGCGTCCTCGCACAGGTGTGGCCGGGCCTGGAGCGGATCGCCATCGACCACGCCATTGCCGAGCCGGTGGCCTCCCAGGGGGGAGTAGCCATGGTCCCGGCTTCCATGGGGTGGGACGACGTCGGTGGCTATGACAGCCTCGCCCAGCTGGTGCCAACCCGCACGGCGGGACCTGCCGCAGGAGCCGCTGTCCTGGACCCCGTCCTGGCGGCCCAGGACAGTAGGGCTGCGCAGGGCGGGAGCGAGACTGAGGAGAATACCGAGGAGAATGAGGGCGAGGAGGTTGAGGAGGAGGAGATCGAGGTGCTCTCCTCCCCGGGGGCGCTCGTGGCCGCAGCAGGTGACAGGAAGGTGGTGCTGCTGGGCGTGCCCGGGGTCGTCGTGGTTGACACCCCGGACGCGCTCCTGGTGACGACTCCGGAGCACGCGCAGGAGGTCAAAGGTGTTGTTGACCGGCTGGCCGACCACGGGCGGGATGAGCTGCTCTGA